DNA from Pelobacter propionicus DSM 2379:
CACCGATGTAACCGAACCCCAGGATTCGTCGTACTCGTTATCCAGCTCTTCCTCCTCGCGGGATCCGTCGCCCCCTTCGACGGAAGGCGCTCCCTCCTGGAGCCGCTGCTCCCGGGCCCGCTTCTCGGCGCGGATCTTCTCCCGTCGGGCCTCCAGCCGTCGCTGTTCCCGGGCTTTCTCCTCCTCCATGCGCTGTTTTTGCCACTCGTGCCACAGCTTGTTCACGTTTTCGGGATCCTGTCCGGGCAGGGAATGGAATCTGATCGGCAGGAACGCGTCGATGCGGTAGAACTCGCGCAACTCGTTGGCCACGATTGCGCCGGTGAGGCGGAGGAGCAGCTCCTGTTCGAACCCCTTGCTGACAATATAGGCGCGGCAGATGTGGACCTGGAAATCGTACTCGCTGCGTATGGTCAGGATCTGGCCGACGCGCAGGCTGACCCCGGCCGGCAGGATGTCGCGGGAGAGCTGCAGGGAAATCAGGTCGTTTTCCACCTGGTTGATGATGGCCCAGTCGCGAAAGGCGGTGTTGTCCGACAGGGGGATGCCCACCTCCACCTTCATTCCGACGAAGTGGGGAGGAGGCTGTCCGTTGCCGCTTATGGTGCTGTTCATAGTGGTCTGTTTTCCCGGTTGAACG
Protein-coding regions in this window:
- a CDS encoding PilZ-like domain-containing protein translates to MNSTISGNGQPPPHFVGMKVEVGIPLSDNTAFRDWAIINQVENDLISLQLSRDILPAGVSLRVGQILTIRSEYDFQVHICRAYIVSKGFEQELLLRLTGAIVANELREFYRIDAFLPIRFHSLPGQDPENVNKLWHEWQKQRMEEEKAREQRRLEARREKIRAEKRAREQRLQEGAPSVEGGDGSREEEELDNEYDESWGSVTSVAVNISGGGLRISTDQLFPVDEPLLLEIFVPSSRRIVDVAARVIFSRQNDAAGERQTCFNTGLQFMFIDEAARSAINQHTSGIQLKRIRQFKGFADVEPLSVDGNLAANRHYAYLDTVEAGESHRAIWWKRRRQLVLGMVFAGIIWLLYLYFSAYVSNHPKSVIHQMFETGIRKMKGEL